A genomic window from Terrisporobacter glycolicus ATCC 14880 = DSM 1288 includes:
- a CDS encoding type 1 glutamine amidotransferase family protein, with the protein MKTRKAYLYVFNTMSDWEVGYLTAELNTGRYFKKGLDPLKVITAGIDKNTITTMGGLKIIPEVSIDECNLHSEDVLILPGGETWTSVIHEPLLEKAKEALKKGTVVAAICGATIGLAKKGLLDSSYHTSNDLEYLKMIVSNYSGEKYYKREVAVNDKNLVTASGIAPLEFTVEVIRLLDVFKPEVLNLWLNLYKTHESRYFFELMDKIKND; encoded by the coding sequence ATGAAAACTAGAAAAGCATATCTTTATGTATTTAATACTATGTCAGATTGGGAAGTAGGATATTTGACTGCAGAACTAAATACAGGAAGATATTTTAAAAAAGGATTAGATCCATTAAAGGTAATTACAGCAGGAATTGATAAAAATACTATAACAACAATGGGAGGATTGAAAATAATACCAGAAGTTTCTATAGATGAGTGCAATCTTCATAGTGAAGATGTTTTGATTTTACCAGGAGGAGAAACTTGGACATCAGTAATTCATGAACCCCTACTAGAAAAAGCAAAAGAAGCTTTGAAAAAAGGAACTGTAGTTGCGGCAATTTGTGGTGCAACTATAGGACTTGCAAAGAAGGGATTATTAGATTCGTCATATCATACAAGTAATGACTTGGAATATCTTAAAATGATAGTATCTAATTATTCTGGAGAAAAATATTATAAGAGAGAAGTTGCAGTAAATGATAAAAATTTAGTTACAGCTTCAGGTATAGCTCCCTTAGAATTTACAGTTGAGGTAATAAGGTTATTAGATGTTTTTAAACCAGAAGTATTAAATTTATGGTTGAATCTTTATAAGACTCATGAATCAAGATATTTCTTTGAGTTAATGGATAAAATTAAAAATGACTAA
- a CDS encoding 4Fe-4S dicluster domain-containing protein produces MSHISSKNGYKSLEERLNRFPQGAPPSKTLYKILAMLFTEKEAELVAQLPIKAFRVKTAANIWSVSEIEALKVLDTLASKAILLDIEDDKGKQYILPPPMAGFIEFALMRTRNDIDQKLLAELYYQYLNVEEDFIKDLFYSAETKLGRVFVQEEVLSSDNEVTILDYERATHIIEEAEHIGVGMCYCRHKMKHVGQGCDSPMDICMTFNGTANSLIKYNYARRIDASECKELLHQAYENNLVQCGENVRKGVSFICNCCGCCCEALLAARKFGNMHPVATTSFIPNINYNSCIGCGKCESACPIGAISKIKENDKNIIKINEDVCLGCGICARNCPKNSILLLKRKEKIITPANSVHRVVLMAIEKGQLQELIFDNKALNSHRAMAAILSAILKLPPAKRALANEQVKSIYLERLLNVK; encoded by the coding sequence GTGTCGCATATAAGTTCAAAAAATGGATATAAAAGTTTAGAGGAAAGGTTAAATAGATTTCCACAAGGAGCTCCTCCATCAAAAACTTTGTACAAAATATTAGCTATGTTATTTACAGAAAAAGAAGCAGAATTAGTTGCTCAGTTACCAATAAAAGCTTTTCGTGTAAAAACGGCAGCTAATATATGGAGTGTAAGTGAGATTGAAGCTTTAAAAGTCCTTGATACACTTGCTAGTAAAGCAATTTTATTAGACATAGAAGATGATAAGGGAAAACAATATATACTTCCTCCTCCCATGGCTGGGTTTATAGAATTTGCTTTGATGAGAACTAGAAATGATATTGATCAAAAACTTTTGGCAGAACTCTATTATCAATATTTAAATGTTGAAGAGGATTTTATAAAGGACTTATTTTATTCCGCAGAAACAAAATTAGGAAGAGTTTTTGTTCAAGAAGAAGTATTAAGTAGTGATAACGAAGTCACTATATTAGATTATGAAAGAGCTACCCACATAATAGAAGAAGCTGAGCATATAGGAGTAGGAATGTGTTATTGCAGGCATAAAATGAAACATGTGGGGCAAGGTTGTGACTCTCCTATGGATATATGTATGACTTTTAATGGAACAGCAAATTCTTTAATAAAATACAACTATGCAAGAAGAATAGATGCTTCTGAGTGTAAAGAATTATTACATCAAGCATATGAAAATAATTTAGTTCAATGCGGTGAAAATGTAAGAAAAGGAGTAAGTTTTATATGTAATTGCTGTGGATGTTGTTGTGAAGCGTTATTAGCAGCTAGAAAATTTGGGAATATGCATCCAGTAGCAACAACTAGTTTTATACCAAATATTAATTATAATTCTTGCATAGGTTGTGGCAAATGTGAGAGTGCTTGCCCCATAGGAGCAATAAGTAAGATAAAAGAAAATGATAAGAATATAATTAAAATTAATGAAGACGTTTGTTTAGGATGTGGAATTTGTGCTAGAAATTGCCCTAAAAATAGCATATTACTTTTGAAAAGAAAAGAAAAAATAATAACTCCTGCAAATTCAGTACATAGAGTAGTTCTTATGGCAATAGAAAAAGGGCAATTACAAGAACTTATATTTGATAATAAGGCATTAAATAGCCATAGGGCAATGGCGGCCATACTATCTGCAATACTAAAATTACCTCCAGCTAAGAGAGCTTTGGCAAATGAACAAGTTAAATCAATATACTTGGAACGATTATTAAATGTTAAGTAG
- a CDS encoding SDR family NAD(P)-dependent oxidoreductase produces MRLKGKTAVVTGGASGIGEGVCAELAKQGANVAVTDINEEAARRVANVIKEKGGIAEAYKLDVTDIENIKEVGRMVKENLGLVDIWVNNAGISIITPFFEHTENIWDLTMDINLKGQFLCCKEAIKQMLENGGGSIINMSSQSGKVGTSNYQAYCASKFGVIGLTQSLSKEFAKDNIKVNSICPGVVCTPMWEKQAADYGKKRNIPEDKVMDYFKDKIPANRIGEVDDIANLVVFLSTKDSDYITGQALNINGGDFMW; encoded by the coding sequence ATGAGATTAAAGGGGAAAACAGCAGTGGTTACTGGAGGTGCTAGTGGTATAGGTGAAGGTGTCTGCGCTGAATTAGCCAAACAAGGAGCAAATGTCGCTGTAACTGATATAAATGAAGAAGCAGCACGAAGAGTTGCTAATGTAATAAAGGAAAAAGGTGGTATAGCTGAGGCTTATAAATTAGATGTGACAGATATAGAAAATATTAAAGAAGTGGGACGTATGGTGAAGGAAAACCTTGGATTAGTTGATATATGGGTAAATAATGCAGGTATATCTATAATAACACCATTCTTTGAACATACTGAGAACATTTGGGATTTAACTATGGATATTAATTTAAAAGGACAGTTTTTGTGTTGTAAAGAAGCTATTAAGCAAATGTTAGAAAATGGAGGCGGCAGTATAATAAATATGTCTTCTCAATCAGGGAAAGTAGGAACATCAAACTATCAAGCATATTGTGCAAGTAAATTTGGAGTAATAGGGTTAACACAATCTTTGTCAAAGGAATTTGCTAAAGATAATATTAAGGTAAACTCAATTTGTCCAGGCGTAGTATGTACTCCAATGTGGGAAAAACAAGCAGCAGATTATGGTAAAAAGAGAAATATTCCAGAAGATAAAGTTATGGATTATTTCAAAGATAAAATACCAGCAAATCGCATAGGAGAAGTAGATGATATAGCAAATTTAGTGGTATTTTTATCGACAAAAGATTCGGATTATATAACAGGTCAAGCATTAAATATTAACGGTGGAGATTTTATGTGGTAG
- a CDS encoding helix-turn-helix transcriptional regulator, with protein MAKIDNMMSILWMLSSDKRVTAKEISEKLEINIRTVYRYMDTLCASGVPIISDAGHNGGYTLLNNFVEAPLFFHTKEQTALLHAAMFAKEAGYFLNEELDKATSKIKMYSNQEQEKVLNQHLAGFEVIKPIAKSSVELLLKKLEHNIVNKLSVEIKYRTGSEEKVKERLIDPYGIVYWNNNWYLVAFCHFRNEIRNFRVDRIISTIGTENTFNFPESFSPSKFFMKTLLEYKEDTQDLKLLIIRGKANALDNLCQNWFLAHHIKERNSNEVIFLLQEEVIYKYVPDLLIPYGKSI; from the coding sequence ATGGCTAAAATTGATAATATGATGTCAATTTTGTGGATGTTAAGTTCAGATAAAAGAGTAACAGCAAAAGAAATATCTGAAAAACTAGAAATTAATATAAGAACTGTTTATCGTTATATGGATACACTTTGTGCCAGTGGTGTGCCTATTATTTCTGATGCAGGTCATAATGGTGGGTACACATTATTGAATAATTTTGTTGAAGCCCCTCTTTTTTTTCACACTAAAGAGCAAACAGCATTACTTCATGCTGCTATGTTTGCAAAAGAAGCTGGCTATTTTTTAAATGAGGAATTAGATAAAGCAACGTCAAAAATAAAAATGTACTCAAATCAAGAACAGGAAAAAGTTCTAAATCAACATTTAGCAGGATTTGAAGTAATAAAACCAATTGCAAAATCATCTGTGGAGTTATTGCTAAAAAAACTTGAACATAATATAGTAAACAAATTATCAGTAGAAATTAAGTATCGCACTGGTAGTGAAGAAAAAGTAAAAGAAAGACTTATTGACCCATATGGGATTGTTTACTGGAATAACAATTGGTATTTAGTAGCATTTTGTCATTTTAGGAATGAAATTCGTAATTTTAGAGTAGATAGAATTATTAGTACTATAGGTACAGAAAATACTTTTAATTTTCCAGAATCATTTTCTCCTAGTAAATTTTTTATGAAAACATTACTGGAGTATAAAGAAGATACGCAAGATCTTAAGCTTTTAATTATAAGAGGAAAAGCAAATGCTTTGGATAACTTATGTCAGAACTGGTTTTTAGCACATCATATTAAAGAACGAAACTCAAATGAAGTAATATTTTTACTTCAAGAAGAAGTAATTTATAAATATGTACCTGATTTGCTTATACCTTATGGAAAGTCTATTTAG
- a CDS encoding GntR family transcriptional regulator, producing MAREFILDKNSEIPLYSQLKNYIIGKINSGEYEVGYKLPSEKELMEFFDVSRTTVRQSVDLLIREGYLEIKRGIGTFVKKRKKYNVWGLEQLRSFEDEAIRQGLETRTEELSINIIHLDSELEDIFGDKYERFYKLSRLRFVENEPSVLVDTYIPYDVAPGLDKYNFSEVSLFLTLKKEYNVIINYAKKTFRAINISKKDAEILNVKEGTAVQLVNTVIYDKNEEPFEYSVSRDRGDMTRFSAILKYER from the coding sequence ATGGCTAGAGAATTTATTTTAGACAAAAACTCAGAGATTCCTTTATATTCTCAATTAAAGAATTATATTATAGGTAAAATTAATAGCGGAGAATATGAAGTTGGGTATAAACTTCCTTCAGAGAAAGAGTTGATGGAGTTTTTTGATGTTAGTAGGACTACTGTAAGACAATCGGTAGATTTATTGATAAGAGAAGGATATTTGGAAATTAAAAGAGGAATAGGAACTTTTGTAAAAAAACGAAAGAAGTATAATGTATGGGGTCTTGAACAATTAAGAAGTTTTGAAGATGAAGCTATAAGACAAGGATTAGAAACTAGAACAGAAGAATTGAGTATAAACATCATACATTTGGACAGTGAATTAGAAGATATATTTGGTGATAAATATGAGAGATTCTATAAACTATCAAGGTTAAGGTTTGTAGAGAATGAACCCTCTGTATTAGTAGACACATATATTCCTTATGATGTTGCGCCAGGGTTAGATAAGTACAACTTTTCAGAAGTTTCTTTATTTTTAACTTTAAAAAAAGAATATAATGTGATTATTAATTATGCTAAAAAAACTTTTAGAGCAATTAATATCAGTAAAAAAGATGCAGAAATATTAAATGTTAAAGAAGGCACTGCTGTACAATTAGTTAATACTGTAATATATGATAAGAATGAAGAACCGTTTGAGTATTCAGTTTCTAGAGATAGAGGGGATATGACTAGATTTAGCGCAATTTTAAAATATGAACGTTAA
- a CDS encoding PTS sugar transporter subunit IIA, which translates to MLINKDILYFNLDKMEKNEAIKFAGEKLLEHGLIEPEYIDSMLEKEKTDQTYIGNNVAIPHGTLDGKKYVKSSGIVILHFRDKIDYSGKEANIIIGIAGKDGEHLQLLSEIAITLSSQDKVNELINSNSVDEFIEIFQSK; encoded by the coding sequence ATGCTTATAAACAAAGATATTCTATATTTTAATTTAGATAAAATGGAAAAGAATGAAGCAATTAAATTTGCGGGAGAAAAATTATTGGAACATGGACTAATAGAACCTGAGTACATAGATTCAATGTTAGAAAAAGAAAAAACAGATCAAACATATATAGGGAATAATGTAGCTATACCTCATGGAACACTAGATGGGAAAAAATATGTTAAAAGTTCTGGAATTGTAATACTGCATTTCAGAGATAAGATAGATTATAGTGGAAAAGAAGCTAATATAATTATAGGTATAGCTGGTAAGGATGGAGAACATTTACAGTTATTATCTGAAATAGCTATAACTCTTTCTTCACAGGATAAGGTAAATGAACTGATAAACTCTAATTCAGTAGATGAATTTATAGAAATTTTTCAATCAAAGTAA
- the fsa gene encoding fructose-6-phosphate aldolase — protein MKFFIDTANVEDIKKANDTGVICGVTTNPSLIAKEGRVFEEVIAEIASIVDGPISGEVRATTEDAEGIIEEARQIAKIHTNMVVKIPVTIEGLKACKVLSNEGIKTNLTLIFTPNQALLAARAGATYVSPFVGRLDDISQSGINLIKSISEMFSKYDDIKTQIIAASVRNATHVTECALSGADIATVPYSVIEQIVKHPLTDQGIEKFKVDYKKVFGK, from the coding sequence ATGAAATTTTTTATTGATACAGCAAATGTAGAAGATATAAAGAAAGCCAATGATACAGGAGTTATATGTGGAGTAACAACAAATCCATCACTTATTGCAAAAGAAGGAAGAGTATTTGAAGAAGTAATTGCTGAAATAGCAAGTATAGTAGATGGACCAATAAGTGGAGAAGTTAGAGCAACAACAGAAGATGCAGAAGGTATAATTGAAGAAGCTCGTCAAATAGCTAAAATTCATACAAATATGGTTGTAAAAATACCAGTAACAATAGAAGGATTAAAAGCTTGTAAAGTTTTAAGTAATGAAGGAATAAAAACTAATTTAACTTTAATATTTACACCAAATCAGGCCTTACTTGCAGCAAGAGCTGGAGCTACTTATGTATCACCATTTGTAGGAAGATTAGACGATATATCTCAGTCAGGAATAAATCTTATAAAATCAATATCAGAAATGTTCTCTAAATATGATGATATTAAAACTCAAATAATTGCAGCGTCTGTACGTAATGCAACACATGTAACGGAGTGTGCCTTATCAGGAGCAGATATAGCTACAGTTCCATACTCAGTAATAGAACAAATAGTTAAACATCCTCTTACTGATCAGGGAATTGAAAAATTTAAAGTTGATTATAAAAAAGTATTTGGAAAATAA
- a CDS encoding PTS mannitol transporter subunit IICB yields MDIKVRVQKFGGFLAGMVIPNIGAFIAWGLITAFFIPTGWFPNEQLGSMVDPMIKYLLPILIAFTGGNMIYNQRGGVAGVVATMGAIVGSDIPMFMAAMILGPLGAFCIKKIDKFLEGKIKSGFEMLISNFTIGILGMVLAIISFKVIGPIISSTTDVAVAGINTIIKAKLLPLLAVIIEPAKVLFLNNAIDQGIFVPLGVQDISQHGQTIFFMLVSSPAPGAGILLAYSIFGKGNSKKSAPSALLIEFIGGIHEVYFPYVLMKPIMFLAVIVGGIAQALVWNLLGAGLAGYPHPGSIVSFLIMLPKGGFIQVMLGILAGLAASFALASVFLKADKSKENDEDMSLGDEIGSMLGMSTNNDMSDVVAMNKSDEVLFTKDIETIVFACDAGIGSSAMGAGILRNKVNESKLNINVVNYAIDKVPDGVKLVVCHKNLYDRAEKNIPNAKIKTIESFLNDPVYDTLIEELKRGEVK; encoded by the coding sequence ATGGATATAAAAGTGAGAGTACAGAAATTTGGAGGGTTTTTAGCAGGTATGGTAATTCCAAATATAGGGGCTTTTATAGCATGGGGATTAATAACTGCATTTTTTATACCTACAGGATGGTTTCCGAATGAACAATTAGGAAGTATGGTAGATCCAATGATAAAATACTTACTACCTATATTAATAGCTTTTACAGGTGGTAATATGATTTATAATCAAAGGGGAGGAGTAGCAGGTGTTGTTGCTACTATGGGTGCTATAGTAGGTTCAGATATACCTATGTTTATGGCAGCTATGATACTTGGACCTTTAGGAGCATTTTGTATTAAAAAAATTGATAAGTTTCTAGAAGGTAAGATTAAATCTGGATTTGAAATGTTAATAAGCAATTTTACAATAGGAATTTTAGGTATGGTGTTGGCTATTATATCATTTAAAGTAATAGGACCAATAATTAGTTCAACAACTGATGTAGCTGTAGCAGGTATAAATACAATTATAAAAGCTAAATTGCTACCTTTATTAGCGGTAATTATAGAACCGGCAAAAGTTTTATTCTTAAATAATGCTATAGATCAAGGTATTTTTGTACCACTAGGTGTACAAGATATTTCTCAGCATGGCCAGACAATATTTTTCATGTTGGTTTCAAGTCCAGCTCCAGGAGCGGGAATATTGTTAGCATACTCAATATTTGGAAAAGGAAATAGTAAGAAATCAGCACCATCAGCATTACTAATTGAATTTATAGGTGGTATTCATGAAGTATACTTCCCTTATGTATTAATGAAACCTATAATGTTTTTAGCGGTAATAGTAGGAGGAATAGCACAGGCTTTAGTTTGGAATTTACTAGGTGCTGGATTAGCAGGATATCCTCATCCAGGAAGTATCGTATCCTTTTTAATTATGTTACCTAAAGGTGGATTTATTCAAGTAATGCTTGGAATACTAGCAGGTTTAGCAGCATCATTTGCATTAGCTAGTGTATTTTTAAAGGCGGATAAAAGTAAAGAAAATGATGAAGACATGTCATTAGGTGATGAAATAGGAAGCATGTTAGGTATGAGTACTAATAATGATATGTCAGATGTAGTAGCTATGAATAAAAGTGATGAGGTTCTATTTACAAAAGATATAGAGACTATAGTGTTTGCTTGTGATGCAGGTATAGGATCAAGTGCTATGGGAGCAGGTATTTTAAGAAACAAAGTAAATGAATCAAAACTAAATATAAATGTAGTAAATTATGCAATCGACAAAGTTCCAGATGGAGTTAAGTTAGTAGTTTGCCATAAGAATTTATATGACAGGGCAGAAAAAAATATACCAAATGCAAAAATTAAAACCATAGAGTCTTTTTTAAATGATCCTGTTTATGATACTCTTATAGAAGAGCTTAAGAGAGGAGAAGTAAAATAA
- a CDS encoding 50S ribosomal protein L25/general stress protein Ctc, translated as METINVQKRDFNVKAKKMRRLGMVPGDVFGNSLPESISIQMEETVARKLIRLKREGSKVMMNIDGKTLPVQIKEKSLNAVNNEILHISFQALTADEKVNSVIHIIVINDDKIAGILERIHLEIPYASLPEDMIDTITIDVDGMKAGTALTVGEIPELKSDKIELQIDPESIVLRVSERKNYTPTAVEE; from the coding sequence ATGGAAACTATTAATGTTCAAAAACGTGATTTTAATGTAAAGGCAAAAAAAATGAGACGACTCGGGATGGTTCCTGGAGATGTGTTTGGTAATTCTTTGCCAGAATCAATCTCTATTCAAATGGAAGAAACCGTTGCACGTAAATTGATACGCCTTAAACGTGAAGGCAGTAAAGTGATGATGAATATTGACGGGAAAACATTACCTGTACAAATTAAGGAAAAATCCTTAAATGCAGTTAACAATGAAATTCTACATATCAGTTTTCAAGCGTTAACTGCAGACGAAAAAGTTAACAGTGTAATTCATATCATTGTTATCAATGATGATAAAATCGCAGGCATACTAGAGAGAATACATCTTGAAATACCATATGCTTCTCTACCTGAAGATATGATTGATACCATAACTATTGATGTTGACGGAATGAAGGCAGGGACTGCTTTAACTGTTGGAGAAATTCCTGAACTAAAGAGTGATAAAATTGAATTACAAATTGATCCAGAAAGTATCGTATTGCGTGTAAGTGAAAGAAAAAATTATACTCCTACAGCTGTTGAAGAATAA
- a CDS encoding ABC transporter ATP-binding protein translates to MKTLSVKNLKMIYGKGESEVKALDGINLNIEPKKFTAVVGTSGSGKSTLLHCMAGLDKPTCGSVCLDNMDIYTLNDDKLSEIRREEFGFIFQSFNLIPVIDVYNNIILPVSLDGKKVDKKYVDELVDKLGLKSQIKKFPNELSGGQQQRVAIARALASKPSVIFADEPTGNLDSKTTMEVMKLLQDCVREFGQTLVMITHNDEIAKMADCCIRIQDGKLNV, encoded by the coding sequence ATGAAAACTCTAAGTGTAAAAAATTTAAAAATGATATATGGAAAAGGTGAAAGTGAAGTTAAAGCACTTGATGGAATAAATCTAAATATAGAACCAAAGAAATTTACAGCAGTTGTAGGAACTAGTGGCTCTGGAAAGAGTACACTACTCCATTGTATGGCAGGACTTGATAAGCCAACATGTGGAAGTGTTTGTTTAGATAATATGGATATTTATACATTAAATGATGACAAGTTATCTGAAATAAGGAGGGAAGAGTTTGGGTTTATATTTCAAAGTTTTAATTTAATACCAGTTATTGATGTATATAATAACATTATTTTACCAGTATCACTAGATGGTAAAAAAGTAGACAAAAAATATGTAGATGAACTTGTAGATAAATTAGGACTAAAATCACAAATTAAAAAGTTTCCAAATGAACTATCAGGAGGTCAACAGCAAAGAGTTGCAATTGCTAGAGCTCTTGCTAGCAAACCATCTGTAATATTTGCAGATGAGCCAACAGGAAACTTAGACAGTAAAACTACTATGGAAGTTATGAAACTTTTACAAGACTGTGTTAGAGAATTTGGACAAACTTTAGTTATGATAACTCACAATGACGAGATTGCTAAAATGGCGGATTGTTGCATTAGAATACAAGATGGAAAATTAAATGTTTAA
- a CDS encoding GIY-YIG nuclease family protein, whose protein sequence is MDKLKRKELLQQYKEMKPEMGVYMFKSIKTDTVYLGYDKNIKATINGDKFKLKLNSHKCKKLQQDWNENKEENFEIKTVEILPYDKDESKVDYSEELKILREMCKDRFTEKKVEEI, encoded by the coding sequence ATGGATAAGTTAAAGAGAAAAGAATTGTTACAACAATACAAAGAAATGAAACCAGAAATGGGTGTATATATGTTTAAATCTATAAAAACAGATACTGTTTATTTAGGTTATGATAAAAATATAAAGGCTACAATAAATGGTGATAAATTTAAATTAAAACTTAATAGCCATAAATGTAAAAAGCTACAACAAGACTGGAATGAAAATAAAGAAGAGAATTTTGAGATAAAAACAGTAGAGATACTACCATATGACAAGGACGAAAGTAAAGTAGATTATAGTGAAGAATTAAAAATACTAAGAGAAATGTGTAAAGATAGATTTACAGAAAAAAAAGTGGAGGAAATATAA
- a CDS encoding spore coat protein: MNLAPGELHGLSELILSCVNSITNMAMFRNQATDVELKNIIESQFQAHVQDYNLKVRFVKEASAPSEKLNVPMLKRTLNDFTKAPVDTIPVTPRVNVEQFNDREIATGYLLTLKRAGREYAWNAMDCSNPDLREFLKDAFTMCCNHSYEVWQWMVSKGYYPLCSAPQEEIAKIGNIYNEVTQQ; the protein is encoded by the coding sequence ATGAACTTAGCACCAGGAGAATTACATGGCTTGAGTGAATTAATTCTAAGTTGTGTAAACTCTATAACTAATATGGCAATGTTTAGAAATCAAGCCACAGATGTAGAGTTAAAAAACATTATAGAAAGTCAATTTCAAGCACATGTTCAAGACTATAACTTAAAAGTGAGATTTGTAAAAGAAGCAAGTGCTCCATCAGAAAAACTTAATGTACCAATGTTAAAAAGAACTTTAAATGATTTTACAAAAGCACCTGTTGATACTATACCTGTTACACCTAGAGTAAATGTAGAACAATTTAATGATAGAGAAATAGCAACAGGATACCTTCTTACATTAAAAAGAGCTGGAAGAGAATATGCATGGAATGCAATGGATTGTAGTAATCCAGATTTAAGAGAATTTTTAAAGGATGCATTTACAATGTGCTGCAATCACTCTTATGAGGTTTGGCAGTGGATGGTTAGTAAAGGGTATTATCCATTATGCTCAGCACCTCAAGAAGAAATAGCTAAAATAGGAAACATATATAATGAAGTTACACAACAATAA